Proteins co-encoded in one Cytophaga hutchinsonii ATCC 33406 genomic window:
- a CDS encoding TIGR02757 family protein — MNKYSRDTLYQLLESKYKEYNTVSFITLDPVCIPHRFTKQEDIEIMGFIAAVLAWGQRKTIINKCTELIERMDGAPHQFITQHQETDLQQLEGFVHRTFNDTDLLYFVFALKELYTEFTSMEDVFLKGMNKKSENIEGGLIAFRNYFFSFDHPHRTRKHISSPETKSACKRLNMFLRWMVRKDKKGVDFGIWTKIQPAQLVCPCDVHVDRIARQLGLITRTQVDWQTAVELTNNLKSLDPKDPVKYDFALFGMGVVEGMI, encoded by the coding sequence ATGAATAAATATTCCAGAGATACACTCTACCAGTTATTAGAATCAAAATATAAGGAATATAACACTGTTTCTTTTATTACACTGGACCCGGTTTGTATTCCCCACCGGTTTACAAAACAGGAAGATATTGAGATCATGGGATTTATTGCTGCAGTACTGGCCTGGGGACAGCGTAAAACGATCATCAATAAATGTACGGAACTTATCGAACGCATGGATGGTGCACCACATCAGTTCATTACACAGCATCAGGAAACGGATCTGCAACAGCTCGAAGGATTTGTTCACCGTACGTTTAACGATACCGATCTGCTGTATTTTGTATTTGCGCTGAAAGAATTGTATACGGAATTTACTTCCATGGAAGACGTGTTTCTGAAAGGCATGAATAAAAAATCAGAAAATATTGAAGGCGGATTGATTGCATTCCGTAATTATTTTTTTTCGTTTGACCATCCGCATCGCACACGTAAACATATTTCATCCCCGGAGACAAAATCTGCCTGTAAAAGATTGAATATGTTTTTGAGATGGATGGTACGCAAAGATAAAAAAGGCGTGGACTTTGGTATCTGGACAAAGATACAACCCGCGCAGCTGGTTTGCCCATGTGATGTACACGTAGACCGGATTGCGCGGCAGCTGGGCCTTATCACACGCACACAGGTTGATTGGCAAACCGCTGTTGAACTGACCAATAATCTGAAATCTCTGGATCCAAAAGACCCGGTAAAATATGACTTTGCCTTGTTTGGTATGGGTGTTGTGGAAGGTATGATCTGA
- a CDS encoding Ku protein, which yields MKTIWTGAIGFGLVNIPVKLFSATHESRLDLDMLDKKDHSNIKFQRVNAKTGKEVAWDNIVKGYKIEDDYVILDEKDFEKANAKKTKTIEILQFVQEDEIDSVYFETPYYIQPDKSGTRAYALLREALIKSKKVAVANYVLRNKEALAILKPVGNVIVLNKIRFQEEILDADALDLPAKSAIKEGEMKMALSLIDQLTETFDISKYKDTYTSELLKLIKAKAKGTVVKTKSAASKPTATKDLMAQLKASLQPTKRAAAR from the coding sequence ATGAAAACAATCTGGACAGGTGCGATCGGGTTTGGTCTGGTAAACATACCCGTAAAATTATTCAGTGCTACACATGAGAGCAGACTTGACCTGGATATGCTGGATAAAAAAGACCATTCCAACATAAAATTCCAGCGTGTGAATGCCAAGACGGGCAAAGAAGTAGCATGGGATAATATTGTTAAAGGATATAAGATAGAAGATGATTACGTGATCCTTGATGAAAAGGATTTTGAAAAAGCGAATGCGAAAAAAACGAAAACAATTGAAATCCTGCAATTCGTTCAGGAAGATGAAATTGATTCCGTGTATTTCGAAACGCCGTATTATATTCAGCCCGACAAATCGGGCACGCGCGCGTATGCCTTGCTGCGTGAAGCATTGATAAAATCAAAGAAAGTAGCAGTAGCAAATTATGTACTTCGGAACAAAGAAGCACTGGCAATCCTGAAACCGGTCGGTAATGTTATTGTATTAAACAAGATCCGTTTTCAGGAAGAAATCTTAGATGCAGATGCACTTGATCTTCCTGCTAAAAGTGCAATCAAAGAAGGTGAAATGAAAATGGCACTTTCACTGATTGATCAGCTGACGGAAACGTTTGATATTTCTAAATACAAAGACACTTATACATCGGAATTGTTGAAGCTGATTAAGGCAAAAGCAAAAGGTACGGTTGTCAAAACAAAATCAGCGGCTTCCAAACCTACTGCAACCAAAGATCTGATGGCACAGTTAAAAGCCAGTCTGCAGCCAACGAAAAGAGCAGCAGCACGATAA
- the ligD gene encoding DNA ligase D — MALETYKEKRNFKHTPEPVAKKNAAGTELKFVIQRHAASHLHYDFRLEMEGVLKSWAVPKGPSLNPSDKRLAMMVEDHPFAYRTFHGVIPEGNYGAGIVEIWDEGTYHAIGNEDRKTGEKELLADLKKGNLKFVLHGKKLKGEFALVKIKNNNSSKDNAWLLIKHKDAYATEDAYSSEDYVPANSKIVKKTAASKKPATPVSKKSAIKMVDDKPATDKKKVQSAPAQKIKQGKDPMPHEVKPMLAKLKDAPFDSPEWIFEIKWDGYRAIAEIDQGKVELYSRNLISFTKKYKPIVESLQSFGHNVVLDGEVIVLNADGTSSFQMLQQYDETPSPDLCYCVFDILFLDGRDLRDLPLLERKAILKKVIPDLPNLKYSDHVEKEGIRFFELAKKNKLEGIMAKRADSIYRLGSRSDQWIKLKIVKSQEAIICGFTAPRNSRKDFGALILGAYENGRLVYIGHTGGGFTMALLASTLKLMKPLIQKESPFDVKIKTNEKVTWIKPKLVCAIAFSEWTSDGHMRQPIFQGMRIDKKVSEVTRELPTVINVPQDNAMEVTRNIKQTAAKTSTKKTAHKKAASKKTTTNKKTTDVAAAENSKAGEFKIDGQVLKISNRSKVYWPEDGYTKGDLIDYYMQAADYILPYLKDRPESLNRHPNGIDGSSFFQKDMGDTLPDWIEAKEIFSESNSKDINYVLCQNKATLIYMANLGCIEINPWNSRVKKIEYPDFIVIDLDPSDNNTFDEVIETALVVKKILDKGGIDAYCKTSGATGLHIYIPLGAKYTYEQGKNFAHIIAQLTNNELPELTSLVRNPKERKKQIYVDYLQNRGGQTLAAPYSVRPKPGATVSTPLEWKEVKKGLHPSTFTIKTIFKRLEKKGDLFKGVLGKGIDMEKCLKKLGA; from the coding sequence ATGGCGCTGGAAACCTATAAAGAGAAACGTAATTTCAAACATACACCTGAACCGGTAGCAAAAAAAAATGCAGCAGGTACGGAATTGAAATTTGTGATACAGCGGCATGCCGCTTCACATCTGCATTATGATTTCAGGCTTGAAATGGAAGGTGTATTAAAAAGCTGGGCCGTTCCGAAAGGTCCTTCATTAAACCCTTCAGACAAAAGACTGGCGATGATGGTAGAGGATCATCCCTTTGCATACCGTACATTTCATGGCGTAATTCCGGAAGGAAATTATGGTGCCGGTATTGTAGAGATCTGGGATGAAGGCACGTATCATGCCATCGGAAATGAAGATCGTAAAACCGGTGAAAAAGAATTATTGGCCGATCTTAAAAAAGGAAACCTGAAATTTGTACTGCATGGTAAAAAACTCAAAGGTGAATTTGCCCTGGTTAAAATAAAAAATAATAATTCATCCAAAGACAATGCCTGGCTGCTGATCAAACACAAAGATGCGTATGCAACAGAAGATGCTTACAGCAGCGAAGATTATGTTCCGGCAAATTCTAAAATTGTAAAAAAAACGGCTGCTTCTAAAAAACCGGCAACACCTGTTTCAAAAAAATCGGCTATTAAAATGGTAGATGATAAACCTGCAACAGATAAAAAAAAAGTACAGTCCGCTCCGGCACAAAAAATAAAACAAGGTAAAGACCCGATGCCGCATGAGGTGAAACCCATGCTGGCAAAATTAAAAGACGCACCATTTGATTCACCGGAATGGATTTTTGAAATCAAGTGGGATGGCTATCGGGCCATTGCAGAAATTGATCAGGGTAAGGTAGAATTGTATTCCAGAAATCTGATTTCCTTTACTAAGAAATATAAACCAATTGTTGAGTCACTTCAGTCATTCGGACACAATGTTGTGCTGGATGGAGAGGTTATTGTATTAAATGCAGACGGCACATCAAGTTTCCAGATGCTGCAGCAGTACGATGAAACTCCAAGTCCGGATCTATGTTACTGTGTTTTTGATATTCTGTTTCTGGATGGCCGGGACCTGCGGGATTTACCCTTGCTTGAGCGCAAAGCAATACTTAAAAAGGTAATACCTGATCTTCCCAATCTGAAATATAGTGACCACGTTGAAAAGGAAGGCATCCGTTTTTTTGAACTTGCAAAGAAAAATAAACTGGAAGGGATCATGGCTAAAAGAGCCGATAGTATTTACCGCCTTGGCTCAAGGTCTGACCAATGGATCAAACTTAAAATCGTAAAATCACAGGAAGCAATTATCTGTGGTTTTACGGCCCCGAGAAACTCACGGAAAGATTTTGGCGCATTGATTTTGGGTGCCTATGAAAATGGACGACTGGTATATATCGGCCATACGGGCGGAGGCTTTACAATGGCGTTACTGGCTTCCACATTAAAATTGATGAAACCGCTGATTCAGAAAGAATCTCCGTTTGATGTGAAAATAAAAACAAATGAAAAAGTAACCTGGATAAAACCTAAGCTGGTATGTGCAATTGCTTTTTCAGAATGGACAAGCGATGGACATATGCGGCAACCAATTTTTCAGGGTATGCGCATTGATAAAAAAGTCAGTGAAGTGACACGGGAATTGCCTACGGTTATAAACGTACCACAAGACAATGCTATGGAAGTAACGCGTAACATAAAACAAACAGCGGCAAAAACAAGCACGAAAAAAACGGCTCATAAAAAAGCAGCCTCAAAAAAAACAACCACTAATAAAAAGACAACGGATGTTGCAGCTGCTGAAAATTCAAAGGCCGGCGAATTTAAAATCGATGGACAGGTTTTAAAAATTTCAAACCGTTCAAAAGTTTATTGGCCGGAAGATGGTTATACAAAAGGCGACCTGATTGATTATTATATGCAGGCAGCAGATTATATACTGCCTTATTTAAAAGATCGTCCGGAGTCGTTAAACCGGCATCCGAATGGAATTGACGGCTCAAGCTTTTTTCAAAAAGATATGGGAGACACATTGCCGGACTGGATCGAAGCTAAAGAAATTTTTTCTGAATCAAACAGCAAGGATATTAACTACGTGCTATGCCAGAATAAAGCAACATTGATTTACATGGCAAATCTTGGCTGTATTGAAATCAATCCGTGGAACTCACGTGTTAAAAAAATTGAGTATCCGGATTTTATTGTGATTGATCTTGACCCAAGTGATAACAATACGTTTGATGAAGTTATTGAGACTGCGTTAGTAGTTAAAAAGATTCTGGATAAAGGAGGGATAGATGCGTATTGTAAAACATCTGGGGCTACCGGACTGCATATTTATATTCCGTTGGGCGCAAAATATACGTATGAACAGGGAAAGAATTTTGCACATATTATCGCGCAGCTTACCAATAATGAATTGCCGGAACTAACCAGTCTGGTACGGAATCCGAAAGAACGCAAAAAGCAGATTTATGTAGATTATTTGCAGAACCGCGGCGGACAAACACTTGCTGCGCCTTACAGTGTAAGGCCTAAGCCTGGGGCGACCGTTTCAACACCGCTGGAATGGAAGGAAGTTAAAAAAGGATTACATCCATCCACATTTACCATTAAAACTATTTTCAAACGTCTGGAGAAAAAAGGAGATTTGTTTAAAGGTGTATTAGGAAAAGGTATTGATATGGAGAAATGTTTGAAAAAACTGGGGGCGTAG
- a CDS encoding muramidase family protein has protein sequence MNRFFLVVAVSLSLQSISQASVCDSIGVERKDGKLFVLHRIAAGETLYSLSRKYNVSVDDIKKNNPTWSEGLKVGQVLYVPSNAAAPTKATTTASATGKTHTVAAGETLYSIATKYSISVDALKKANPGLTNSISVGQELNLPGKAGSTTTTTTTPAKPETTGTTQTTSVVKETVEHKVAGGETFYSIAKKYNVSVEDIKKANPGVSSLKVGQTIKISNAEVAQTTTTATPVKPVTATTTTTTGTTKPVTTTTPAKPANVEADTIQLQQDKARLETMQTQTPATKPTVPASDFKKITENGFADLMADNQDTPKYLAYHKTAAVGTIIQLLNESNGIKVYVRVVGKLTDTGTDGKTIIRISKKAYERLGGTGSRFSATLMYIP, from the coding sequence GTGAACCGTTTTTTTTTAGTAGTAGCCGTATCATTGTCTTTGCAATCCATTTCACAGGCAAGTGTTTGTGATTCTATTGGTGTTGAAAGAAAAGATGGGAAATTATTTGTACTGCATAGAATTGCCGCTGGCGAAACACTGTATTCACTTTCCAGAAAATACAATGTATCGGTAGATGATATTAAGAAAAATAATCCAACCTGGTCTGAAGGGTTGAAAGTAGGACAGGTATTGTATGTGCCAAGCAATGCGGCTGCGCCAACTAAAGCAACAACAACTGCATCTGCAACAGGCAAAACACACACGGTTGCTGCCGGTGAAACATTGTACAGCATTGCTACGAAATATTCCATTAGTGTAGACGCGCTAAAGAAGGCCAATCCGGGACTTACTAATTCCATCAGCGTTGGTCAGGAACTTAACCTGCCGGGTAAGGCAGGAAGCACTACTACAACCACAACAACGCCAGCAAAACCTGAAACAACCGGAACTACGCAAACAACTTCTGTAGTAAAAGAAACCGTTGAGCACAAGGTAGCAGGAGGAGAAACGTTCTATTCGATTGCAAAAAAATATAATGTAAGTGTTGAAGATATTAAAAAAGCGAACCCGGGTGTCAGTTCACTAAAAGTAGGGCAAACGATTAAAATTTCGAATGCAGAAGTAGCTCAGACAACAACCACTGCTACACCTGTTAAACCTGTAACAGCAACTACTACGACTACCACGGGAACAACAAAACCTGTCACAACTACAACACCGGCAAAACCGGCAAATGTTGAAGCAGATACCATTCAATTACAGCAGGACAAGGCACGTTTGGAAACCATGCAGACACAAACGCCGGCAACAAAACCAACAGTGCCTGCATCTGACTTTAAAAAAATCACTGAAAATGGATTTGCCGATCTGATGGCAGATAACCAGGATACACCTAAATATCTGGCGTATCATAAAACAGCGGCAGTAGGTACCATCATTCAGTTGCTGAATGAATCCAACGGAATTAAAGTATACGTTCGTGTAGTTGGTAAATTAACAGATACAGGTACAGATGGGAAAACCATCATCCGTATTTCTAAAAAAGCATATGAACGTTTGGGCGGAACGGGCTCACGCTTCTCCGCAACATTGATGTACATTCCGTAA
- a CDS encoding DUF72 domain-containing protein: MRTHIGCSGYNYREWKGMFYPEGLPQSKWLEYYCRHYNTVEINASFYRFPTGKSLKTWYDKTPADFRFSLKANNQITHYKKFNGTQSLISELYEVAAAGLKDKLECILFQLPPSVKYTPEILERIVSQLDPAFKNVLEFRDAGWWNNEVYKVLQSKNIVFCTSSYPGLPEDFITTADTAYIRMHGNTELYKSNYSDNQLQQLRNDLIDSDVKEAFVYFDNTWGGNAIANAKTMEKLMQLKHT, from the coding sequence ATGCGTACTCACATCGGATGTTCGGGATATAATTACAGGGAATGGAAAGGGATGTTCTATCCGGAAGGCTTGCCGCAAAGCAAGTGGCTTGAATACTATTGTCGGCATTATAATACCGTTGAGATAAATGCAAGTTTTTATAGATTTCCGACGGGTAAATCATTGAAAACCTGGTACGACAAAACACCCGCTGATTTTAGATTTTCCCTAAAGGCAAACAATCAGATTACGCATTACAAAAAATTTAACGGTACACAATCCTTGATTTCCGAATTGTATGAGGTTGCAGCAGCAGGATTAAAAGATAAACTCGAATGCATCCTATTTCAATTACCGCCAAGTGTTAAGTATACGCCTGAAATTCTGGAACGAATTGTATCTCAATTAGACCCGGCATTTAAAAATGTACTGGAGTTTCGTGATGCAGGCTGGTGGAATAACGAAGTATATAAAGTTTTACAATCAAAGAATATTGTTTTTTGTACATCCAGCTATCCGGGCTTGCCTGAAGATTTTATAACAACGGCAGATACCGCATATATACGTATGCACGGAAATACGGAATTATATAAATCAAATTATTCTGACAATCAATTACAGCAACTCCGTAACGATCTTATTGATTCAGATGTAAAAGAAGCCTTTGTTTACTTTGATAATACATGGGGCGGTAATGCGATCGCGAATGCAAAAACAATGGAAAAATTAATGCAATTAAAACATACATAG